TCTCTTGCTTCTAGATTACACCAATCATATGAATCTGGCTTCATTATATGAAGTTTCAGCCACATGATCAAACTCCTAATCTTTCTCCTTCCCAGTACCCCTCCGCCCCCCTGAGCTCAGCCTTTCCAGCCATAGTCCAACTGACATCCTGGTGTCCTGGCAGCCTCTTCCTGTCAAGCTGAGTCGTGGGCGTGTTTCCGCCTACCGCCTGTCCTTCCGTACAGCTGCGGACGACCAGGTGAGCTCACTGGAGCTGCCTGGCGTGGGGGAGAACTCCACACAGCACCTTCTCCAAGGCCTGCAACCAGACACCATCTACCTGCTCCGCCTGGCAGTGTCCACCCGCATGGGCTGGAGCCAGCCCTCGGCTTGGAGCTCCCACCGCACACCCAAAGCCTCCAGCGCCACTGGTGAGAACCTTAATTCAAAAGCTGGCAGTCCAGCTATCACCACAGGAATAAGTTGTTGTTTCCAGTCAAAGCTGTTTGCCAGGATCTGCCATTTTGTTTAACTCAGTTTGCTTTGTTTAATTTCTATTTAACAAAGAGACTGAAACAGTTGGGTTTAAATCTTGGGTATTATTTGTTGATTATTGCTTTGTTGAATACCTAAGTGGCAGGTTTAGTTAGGCAGTGTAACTGAGCAAAGGAAGCAGCTTATAGCTTACCAGCTGCATTTCTTGCtcagtgacctctgacctggtCTGTCAGTTAGGAGCTGTGGGCCAATGCAGTCATGGGTCATAAAGGAGAGGGCCCCAGGCTGCATGCAGTCATGGAGAAGAATAGGGAAATTTCTGGGCCAGGGCCAGGGCAAGGGGCCCCAACGACATTTATTTATCTCCCTTTACATGCTGTTTGGCCAACCGAAAACTCACCATTGTATTGactcagtgaaacacagagCGATGCTGAAGGATTTTTGgctttggtggtggtggtaggtgAACTGTATGGGCTGTGGTAATGAACACATTCAGCTTTACCAAGGAATTCTCAATATGGGTGGAGGTGAGATAGCATTGTGTGACCTGCTGTTGCTGTAGATACCATTTCATGAGGCAGAAGAGCTCAAGTAAGAATATTCTGCAGAAAATTACAGGATCACAGGATTCAGTCAGTTAAAATCATGAGATTACTATAAAATTGATATGTAGTGTGATTAAATTGTGTAATAACATTAGTTTGAATTGACCCAGATATAGTACACATGTTTTGTCTAGCCATTGGTCATGTCACTAAAGAAGTCATGACGTGATTGATTGAGTCAGTGATTTGAGAGCAAATCAAAGGGACTGAATCAATTACTTCAGATGCTTCACTAGTCTAAATGTTCAGTCGAaactctttatttatttaccattgACTCCTCTGCCTTTAGCATTCTTTTTTATAGTCAGTTATTGATTGTTCCTATGTATTGCCCTCACAAGGAAAAAAATGGTCTAAATCTTTCATTGACACAGAGAAAAGTTACTATATTAAGGACAGCACACCATTATTGCACATTACCATACAAATAGAATTAGAAGCAGTCATTCAGTGTAAAATTGCAAATGTGTAAGCAAGGAAACTGGATAACTAAACAAAGAGTTCCTATGTGATCTAAAAATCATCTTTGGGTCTCATTAACTCAGCCATGCTACATTATTGATGATGGTGTGTAAAGTGTGTTGTAAAATTTAGATGGCTACTCCACAGTAACTTCTCATTATATTGTATTGGATGATCACTGGATATGACTATATAAGTTAACCTCTAAACCGCTATGCTTATTAGTGATTAATAatcttaaattaattattattaattatcctTAAGACATGCTTTTCAGTCACCACTGTGAATTATTTCATACCTGCATtgaaacaaatgtaagtagtgTATGAATGAAAGTGTAAGGTGTTATTTATGCTCCCCATATGCCTTCTCACTTACATATGGAGGTGAGTGGATCTTAGCTGGCTACTTACTATGTTGACCTCTCTTGTTGTTTCTATTTGTAGTGCTCCCTGCCCCTAATGTAGAGCTGGAGCCCTTCAACTGCACTTCTATTACTGTACGCTGGCATCCTGCATCCAGTGATGCTGTGGTCCAGGGTTACAAACTCTCCTGTTACCCTGATGGTCAATCAGAGAGCTTAACTATCCAGCTCCGTCCACAGGATTACCAGCACACTATTGCAGGACTTGGTGAGTTGCATTGTTTATCTTAGTAAATAGGACTTAATTTGATAGGACTCCTTGTAGCTACGTAAGAGTTAAGAACACAAGCACATTGGAGTTATATATAAGTACACGTATCAGTCACCTGAAAGGGGTTCATTTAATTACAATCTGTTCTTACCATGTACTACACAAAACATCAGAAACATCAGTCCTTCTGatataaacaaatttttaaaaagttttataaAATTATCACGGGAAGTGTTAGTAGATGGTGTTTGACTAGTAGTAACGTTATGCATCATAACATTACAAATGAATTTTTTATCACAGTATATGTTGTGTCAGTAGGACATACCTAAGGAAAAGTAAAAGACTATTTGTGGATAATCATATTAAATTCTCATGGTCACTAATGTTGGGGATTTTTAACACTTTCAGATTAagattttccattttctttctgaTCAATACTTGCTATTGATCTGTTCTACCTGACACTCGGTCTGTTTGATCAGTTTGCTACTGGCTTTGTGGGTGCCACCCACACCCTCTGAGTGTCAGAGGTCACAAGCCAGAtgtctcttcttcttttttcccatCCCTGTCTCTGGCTCCATCATGACCATCTATTGTACACGGGGCCGGGCTGGAACAGAAACCCACCCTCCATCCCTCCAGCTGGACACTGCAGCTCAAACAAAGACCTTGGCTATTGGTCTAAGCTGGACACACAAAGCAGGATGACAAGAGCAGAGACCTTAAGGAAAATCGCTCAGTATTCAATAACATGGATATTTTGCTTCGATCTTGCTTTTTGGAAAAGGAATACTGGTCTCTTATATCATTAAATAGATCTTAAAAAGAGAACTATTTATACAATATTCCTTTCCTTTTTGGTCAAAAATCAATGTATCTATCttaataacatttgtttgttttagaaatatttGACCTTCTACATGGGAAGAGTGTTACTTgggtagtgtttgtttttgatcttTAACTTTAGCTTCTCTCACTTGCTTTCATCATGTTTGTATCATCCTAAAGGCTTGTGCGAGGCAGTTATCCTAACTCGTTCTGCATGTCCATGAACATGAGTTTTATCTTAGGCTGACCTCTAGACCTCAAGTCATAAGCCCCATGTCCCTGGAGACAGGCAATCCTAGCAGCTGAAAAGCGCCTGTGACGGTGCCCCACGACCTCTCACCTCTACCCCCGGAAACCTCTCGCCTTCAGCCTCCCACACTACCAGCATCCAGCCAGACTCCCCCTTAAAATCTGCAGCTGAACACCAAATTAGACAAAATTAGGGAAGGACTGGTCTTTCTtggtcaaaataaatgtcttATTAGAATTCAGTCACAATAAATGGTAAATGATAATTATTGCATTACTATTACAAAATATACCAGGACTACTTTAGAAAGGCCCCATGTATTATATCCTTGTGTGTATGGCATAAACCTATGGTTTGTCTTATGTCATACGATTATGATGGTTATAAGATATAAGTGATTGGTACCGGTGGTGTTGTGAAAGGAAGAGGCCATGAGAATGGCGATGAGTGATCATGGGCTTTCAGACCTGGGGTTAATAAAGTAAAGTAATGCAAAGCTGATTTGTTCATAGTGTCATCAGGATGTAAACTAGCTCTATGCTCTTCCTGCTGCGATAATGGTAATAAAAGCTTCCTAAGGTTCACCAGACAATAATTAGCATTTACCATTGACCAGAGCCTGACTGCTAATTATTGTCACATTGACTGATGAACTGTAGTTAGAGAGTGGACATCAACAAAGGAGCAGAGTGGACCAGTGCAGAAGCACCACAGTGACTGCCACCTCAATGTCTGCCATTTCACTTCATGTTCAAGCTTTAACTAGAAGCTTTTACCAAAAACATTCAGGCATATAAAGAAATAAGAATGGGACCTCATCAATTCAGTTGCCATTTTTCTTATAGGATTTATATAACTGTTcagattttatttatgattaaataactgaagaaaaacaactgttgacatgtttgtgtttgtgtcattgTGCAGATCCAAGGAGAAAGTACCATGTGAAAGTGCTTGCCTACAGCTCTCATGGTGATGGCTATGAGGCACGTCAGATTGTCAGCACTCCGGGCTGCCCTTGTACGTGAAAATACTGAGTATCAAAATCACACATGCCAAAAAACTGGATAACAGATTAAAAAATGTTCTGAATTTGTTCTTGATATTAGAAATGTGATGTTTGTTTGGTCTTTCTCAGTTCAGACAGTCACTGTTTTTTTAGTTGTATATATGCCAATATTTCTGCtcaaacaacatttttttagATTTCATGACAGGGTTGTGTTTTTTTAGGTTTGTTGTTATGTAGTTATGGTTGAACATGTTTAAATTCCAGCTGCTCCCAACCGGAGATTGGCCACACTGCCTGCTCCAGACCATGTTCATGCTCAGGTTAACAGCTCTTCAGCAGTGGGGCTGAGCTGGGGCCGTCCTGCCTTCAGCTCTGGAAAATCAGTCGGCTATTCTGTCCGATATGGCCCCGTGGCCCCATACAACGCATCTGCCATACGCTACCTCCAAACGTAAGTCTAATGCTACTAAACGCCAGTTCCCAATGAGAGGAAGAGATTACTCTGAGAGACTACAGGCATTTTTCTTGTAAGAcatgattaaataaattagGTTAATTCAGTTAAACTCAGTTTCTCTCTTGATTGCAAACCTGGCTTGTGTACTGCATGCACAATTATAGCACACCACCATTATAGATGATCTCAGACATCTGGCTCCTCTGCCTGATATTCTGTGCTTCTCTGTTTAGGGCTGAACAGACTGTGTTGGTACAGGAACTGAAGTCTAACACACGATACGAGTTTTCTGTGCGTTTACACATGGATCAAATGTCCAGCCCCTGGAGCTCTCCTGTATATCAGAGAACTCTCTTAGAAGGTGAAAAAAATGGACCCAAGCTTCAACATATTTCAGTTATTGTCATTTCTCCTCTCATATCAGTGTACTTTTACCTGTTTACTTTCCCAAAACACATTTTAGTAAGTTAATGGCTTCTCACCTCTCATATCATTCTGCTTTTACGAGTTTATTTCACCTGTGAACCAGTTTATTtcaacagtttttatttttatttcagccaTTGGTCTTTCTGTTTTCAGATATTACAAGAAGCTAAGTTAAATCTGTACTAAAAcataaactaaaattaattacatCTTAATTCTTCTTGAATATTACTGCTAAATGAGCACAAATTTGATATAAATATCCAAAAAATGCATATTTGCAacaatgaaaactgaaaatgttgcTGTGAACATGCTTCATctgatgtgtggatgtgtaaaGGGCAGGTTTGTGTTTCAGcaccctcctcccctcccctggcGGTGAGAGTGACTCTGATAGAGGAGGACACGGCGCTGGTGTCCTGGAGGCAGCCCCTGCAACCCAACCTGGCTGTGACCCACTACACCATCCTGTATGCCTCCCAGAGGGCGTGGCTAGCAGGAGAGTGGCAGGTCTTACAAAGAGAAGGTGTGGTCTAGCTCGTCACATATCTAAGACTCGATAAACTTATGACCCCTAACAACGTTTAGAAGCTATGTAAGTGTAAAGTGATGTCTGCAATAGGGATAGTATTGAAACAATACCGTTGGAGTAAAAACCACAGTAGCACTGGCAAATAATGAAATTTGTTCAATCACAAAGGAGTATTATAGTAAAATGCTTTCTTACAAGATTCATTAGTAGAAACCAGGACTTATAGAATCATGTGATCGATCATTTATCAGTAATTTCTACAGACAGTGTCTTACAGAAGAGAGGGTCTCGCAAAGAACCTGTCAACAACAGTTGTGCATTATGCATGTAATAAAATGCACAGTATAGGTTATAGATAAATATACAACTcaactgtgttctgttttgcacAACTTCAATAAGCATGATGTAAAGTCTGTTAAATCTGTGTCATACCTCCCAGGGAGCAATACTATGGCTCTGCTGGAGAGGTTGGAGGCAGGTAATGTCTACCTGGTGAAAATCTCAGCCTCCAACCAAGCAGGTGATGGCCCTTTCTCCAGCATGGTAGAACTCCCTGTGCTCAAAGGGAAAAGTCACCAAGGCAAAAACCCTCGTCATACCTACAGCCAGGCTGAGACTACGGGTACTAATGGAATTTGCTGTTTCTGCTTGTGTTGCACTTGTACAGCTATGTCAGAGTGCATAAGGCTATAAACCTTTTAATTGCTCTTTTTAGCTTAATTGTTTCTTTATTGTTTAGAGTGTTGTGAATCCTGTGAgaaattttgtcttttttacttGAACATGGGGCTGTCTACAGCCTGTtctaacacataacacaaaaaacactgatGGATAATACTTtcacacatactatatatattttttgttatatttatttattcttgacaaaaaaaaatgtaattgtgtaaTTGCATTTTTCTGGTTATTTCTTTTGCAGCTTTTACAAATGGCTTATATCACTTTGATGAGAAATCTATGACTGGTATTGTTATTGGAGTATGTATAGCTCTGGCCTGCATCATTATCTGCATTTTCATCCTGATTACTAAAAGCAAAGCCAGGTATGTGAACAGACCTGAGGTTTTTAATCATCTAATTATTTTGGTGAAAACCATGCAATGGCCCATTTTACCCACATCTGGTTGTCTCTGCAGGAAATCCCTATCCTCAAAGATTACTGGACGGGTGAGTAGTGAGGTCATGCATAACTGTTTGCCACCAGGCAATCAACACCAGGCAGAGAATGCTGAAGTTGTGGTGCCAATGATGGGAAACAATTTTATCGACACTAAGGTAAGATCATGAAAAATGGCTTAATTTAAACCTCTTACAAGAACTCTTTAATGCCATGATTTTGATTTACAACTTTATTTGcatcaatatttattttcaggGTGGTTCAGCTTTAATGATAAATTGCACTGGGCCAGTTAGTAGCAGTCAACACAAGACCAGGAAGTGGAACATATTCAACAGTGCAGAACACCACATTCCAAATAAGACTCAGGTACTATTCAGAATAAGAACACTGGGTACATAATGTGATTTTCCTTTACACAAGGCTCCATTTTTGAACCTTAGCATTTGAGGTTTGTTCCTTACACTTATCCTCATGTTTGGCTTGTTCATTCACAGCCTGAGTTCAGAGCACCGGAGCACATTTTATAGCAATATTTATTATGTAACGCTCAATTATAAAACTTTTATCAATATTTAAAACTTCaacaaaatgtgtcattttataaACAGACActctatattattatataaacatatgtaAATCTTCTTGTATTCTAGGTTGTGATGCGAGGGTGCTTTTATGAAGTGGGTAAGACAGTGTTGCAATATGAGGAGAAGCAAGCAGTTTTACCTCTCCAGCCCTCCTCTCTGCAGATCCTCTTTCGACCACTAGGGGAGTCAGAGAGCTCTCAGACCAGTGAGGGCAGCAGAGAAACGGGAGATTCTGGAAACTTTTCTAATGACGATGTAGAAACCAGCAGCCCTGACACTTGTCAGCAGTCCTTTGTGGGTGAAGATGGAAGAAGTTCTCCAGGAGATTTTGTTAGAGAGAAATATGCTGGAGTAACTCAGAGGGGAGGAGATATCTAGCTGTGTTCTAAATGCCTGTCCACAAGTTTCAGCCTGACTACCTCACCACCAGCAGCTCCTGTCTGTTGTACTTTATTGTGACTGTCCTTCTCAAATGCATCCTTGATGCAGGCTAAAAGAGTttgcaccctctctctctctcaggatatACTCACCTTCATATAACGGAGGTGAGAGCTCTTTGTGCCAAAGACCAGCCACCTCCTCAAGGTTTTCGACAAATGTGTACAAACAAGCCTACTAATTCGGGATGCATTCTCAGCTCAGGGggttttggggtggggtggagcaTAGCCTCAGGCCTTTTATCAGCTTCTCTCAAGCATTTTCAGAGCTGCTCAAGAGGAGTGGCTAATCTTCAGAAGACTTGGGAGACCTACTGCTTTTGGGTCTGGGCCTTTTCTGGATTTACTTGTGACTAATGTAGTTCCTGCTActtttgttttcctctgcttGTTCAGAGGAAAACACATC
This region of Electrophorus electricus isolate fEleEle1 chromosome 2, fEleEle1.pri, whole genome shotgun sequence genomic DNA includes:
- the prtgb gene encoding protogenin B codes for the protein MAFVKWKISQRLLVFFWILSFSNILCFSELSFVTEPSDRMVSHNDHVVMDCLAQGEPPVDIRWKKNGVRLLESDHVRFMPNGSLHLSFVRRDGEQSEEGFYQCLASNKYGAILSQRARLTISSISSFVAQPSPVVVSEGSVARFACSVNARPPAIITWEVNQRALPLVTERITVLSNGVLQIHEVKPEDAGMYRCVATNIANRLKSREAMLTVNPVSGVRPLMKPQIIAGPQNISTSLHQTAVLECVADGNPRPLVSWSRADSKPIDVFGARVLGNGNLIISVVKAQHRGVYLCRATTPRTRNYTIAAANLTVLVPPSLVEKPESQTRPRAGTARFSCQAEGVPAPHITWLKNGEIIHSNGRIKMYNSKLVITQIIPEDDAIYQCQAENSEGLVLCMARLIVVMSEDRPSAPRNIRAETISSSAILLAWERPQYNAEKVIAYSVHYMKAEGLNNEEYQAVIGNDTTSHIVDDLEPACSYTFYIVAYMPMGASRMSEQVSQHTLEDVPLRPPELSLSSHSPTDILVSWQPLPVKLSRGRVSAYRLSFRTAADDQVSSLELPGVGENSTQHLLQGLQPDTIYLLRLAVSTRMGWSQPSAWSSHRTPKASSATVLPAPNVELEPFNCTSITVRWHPASSDAVVQGYKLSCYPDGQSESLTIQLRPQDYQHTIAGLDPRRKYHVKVLAYSSHGDGYEARQIVSTPGCPSAPNRRLATLPAPDHVHAQVNSSSAVGLSWGRPAFSSGKSVGYSVRYGPVAPYNASAIRYLQTAEQTVLVQELKSNTRYEFSVRLHMDQMSSPWSSPVYQRTLLEAPSSPPLAVRVTLIEEDTALVSWRQPLQPNLAVTHYTILYASQRAWLAGEWQVLQREGSNTMALLERLEAGNVYLVKISASNQAGDGPFSSMVELPVLKGKSHQGKNPRHTYSQAETTAFTNGLYHFDEKSMTGIVIGVCIALACIIICIFILITKSKARKSLSSKITGRVSSEVMHNCLPPGNQHQAENAEVVVPMMGNNFIDTKGGSALMINCTGPVSSSQHKTRKWNIFNSAEHHIPNKTQVVMRGCFYEVGKTVLQYEEKQAVLPLQPSSLQILFRPLGESESSQTSEGSRETGDSGNFSNDDVETSSPDTCQQSFVGEDGRSSPGDFVREKYAGVTQRGGDI